Proteins encoded in a region of the Vicia villosa cultivar HV-30 ecotype Madison, WI linkage group LG5, Vvil1.0, whole genome shotgun sequence genome:
- the LOC131604905 gene encoding uncharacterized protein LOC131604905 translates to MAPYESLYGRRCRSPLCWSEVGDKGILGPDIIQETIEKVKMIRDKMRQAQDRQKSYADKRRRPLEFDVGDHVFLKVTPRLRLKGPFKTRKLSPRYVGPYQIMRRIGEVAYKLALPPSLLGLHDVFHVSQLQKFVPDSFHPVLPDTIEVEPDLSFQPQPCCILEYASNSLRSKKIPLVKVLWEESRPDEATWELESEMWELYPHLFW, encoded by the coding sequence atggctccgtatGAATCCTTGTACGGAAGGAGATGTCGATCACCATTGTGTTGGTCTGAAGTTGGTGATAAGGGAATTCTTGGACCGGATATAATTCAAGAAACAATagagaaggttaagatgatcCGAGACAAGATGAGACAAGCTCAAGATCGACAAAAGAGTTATGCGGATAAACGGAGAAGACCCTTGGAATTTGAtgtaggagatcatgtgttcttgaaggtgactccgaggttgaggttgaaGGGACCATTTAAGACGCGTAAGCTTAGCCCGAGATACGTAGGACCTTATCAGATCATGAGAAGGATAGGTGAAGTCGCATACAAGTTAGCATTGCCTCCTTCACTATTAGGGCTGCATGATGTTTTCCACGTGTCTCAGTTGCAAAAGTTTGTGCCAGATTCGTTTCATCCTGTATTACCAGATACGATTGAAGTAGAGCCAGACCTTTCTTTCCAACCGCAACCTTGTTGTATCTTGGAGTATGCTAGCAATTCGTTGAGAAGCAAAAAGATACCTCTTGTGAAGGTGTTATGGGAAGAGTCGCGTCCTGACGAAGCAACTTGGGAGCTCGAATCAGAGATGTGGGAGTTATATCCTCACTTATTCTGGTAA
- the LOC131604906 gene encoding uncharacterized protein LOC131604906, with amino-acid sequence MKKQVYGDCSSQPPRCGRYKANHFGNCKPDLVKCYKYNQLGHFARECTVLDVPEKTKGRVYTLDAGKAQGNTNLVAGTCYVNNQPLFVLVDCGATHSFISYHCVRRLGFEESPLPNPMIISSTTDDVVEAREVCKECSITFNGHRFLVDLICLPLKKIDVVLGMDWLLANSVYIGCKEKAIFIPAEETTPTEAIERLLEGTVNVINYLFAQDKSFLLVLTSYSKDKKGVLEIPVVCEFPDVFLEDVISLPPEREVEFSIDLVLGTAPVSIAPYRMSLVELRELKSQLEE; translated from the coding sequence ATGAAGAAACAGGTTTATGGAGATTGCTCTTCTCAACCTCCCCGATGTGGTAGATACAAGGCAAACCACTTTGGGAATTGCAAGCCAGATCTTGTGAAATGTTACAAGTACAATCAGTTAGGACATTTTGCAAGGGAATGTACAGTCCTAGATGTTCCTGAAAAGACTAAAGGTCGTGTTTACACCTTGGATGCGGGGAAGGCTCAAGGAAACACAAATCTTGTTGCTGGTACGTGTTATGTCAATAATCAACCTTTGTTTGTgttagttgattgtggagcaacacattcttttatttcttatcaTTGTGTGCGGAGACTTGGTTTTGAAGAAAGTCCTCTTCCGAATCCTATGATTATCTCATCGACTACTGACGATGTAGTAGAAGCTCGAGAAGTTTGCAAGGAGTGTTCTATTACTTTCAATGGTCATAGATTCTTGGTTGACCTTATTTGTCTACCGCTTAAGAAGATCGATGTGGTGTTAGGCATGGATTGGTTGTTAGCTAACTCAGTGTACATTGGTTGTAAGGAGAAGGCTATCTTCATCCCAGCTGAGGAAACTACTCCAACCGAAGCCATTGAACGTCTTCTTGAAGGTACGGTAAACGTGATCAATTACCTTTTTGCTCAAGATAAGTCTTTCCTTTTGGTTCTTACGTCGTACTCTAAGGACAAGAAGGGTGTATTGGAGATTCCAGTTGTGTGTGAATTTCCTGATGTCTTTCTGGAGGATGTCATTTCTCTTCCACCGGAAAGGGAAGTTGAATtctccattgatcttgttttggGTACCGCTCCAGTTTCGATTGCCCCTTATCGAATGTCTCTTGTCGAGTTGAGggaattgaagagtcaactagAAGAGTAG